One Gemmatimonadota bacterium DNA window includes the following coding sequences:
- a CDS encoding RNA polymerase sigma factor: protein MKIDSARDRADLEDRRLILKARGGDARALEELVYRYDEKVLSMALSFVGDMDDAKDIYQEVFMRVYKALPKFEFRSRFSTYLYRIVTNACLSHRARSGKRSFVPIEDELGEDPDSTKRGVTLLSPDRPDAAVINHEIASRIRAAVDTLSPRLRTVFVLRHHEGFKLREIAGIMECAEGTVKKYLFDATRRLRIQLEDIRI, encoded by the coding sequence ATGAAGATCGATTCGGCAAGGGATCGCGCGGACCTGGAGGATCGCAGGTTGATTCTCAAGGCAAGGGGCGGCGACGCAAGGGCATTGGAGGAACTGGTCTACCGATACGACGAGAAAGTGCTGTCCATGGCCCTGTCCTTCGTGGGTGACATGGACGATGCCAAGGACATTTACCAGGAAGTCTTCATGCGGGTATATAAAGCCTTGCCGAAATTCGAGTTTCGCAGCCGGTTTTCGACCTACTTGTACCGGATCGTCACCAATGCCTGTCTTTCACACCGGGCGCGAAGCGGAAAAAGAAGCTTCGTACCGATTGAAGACGAGCTGGGAGAAGACCCGGACTCGACGAAACGCGGGGTAACCCTCTTATCCCCCGACCGGCCGGACGCGGCCGTCATCAACCACGAAATCGCCTCACGGATACGTGCCGCCGTCGACACCCTTTCTCCCCGGCTGCGGACCGTGTTCGTGCTGCGTCACCACGAAGGATTCAAACTGAGGGAAATCGCAGGCATCATGGAATGCGCCGAAGGCACCGTGAAGAAATACCTCTTCGACGCCACGCGAAGGCTGCGCATTCAACTCGAGGACATACGAATATGA
- a CDS encoding SelT/SelW/SelH family protein: MAVKLLEYYKHDIEQLQLVPSGGGKFEVTVDDSLIFSKLANDRFPEYAEVKDAIEASIAG, translated from the coding sequence CTGGCGGTAAAACTGCTGGAGTACTACAAACACGATATCGAACAGCTGCAACTCGTGCCGTCCGGAGGAGGCAAGTTCGAAGTCACTGTGGATGATTCGCTGATCTTCTCCAAGCTGGCGAACGACCGGTTTCCGGAATACGCGGAGGTCAAGGACGCCATCGAGGCATCGATCGCGGGCTGA
- a CDS encoding tetratricopeptide repeat protein: MARTRRRISRREMKEDRFILWLYEMSSEIDRHWKSLTAAAVLVIACVAGWYYWTNKQTDDLVQAGQVFAPGQTAMQDSRYEDAIPIFERVVTEYGGTSVALEATIELANACFQTGDFEKARTYYQTYLDEYGSRDAHFWLAARSGLAACDEEEEKYEEAANQYLALADEDPESYLAPGFLLDAARCFGAADQKEQARALYDRVVENYESTPYARDARIALTAL, from the coding sequence ATGGCAAGAACGAGACGGCGCATCAGCCGTCGTGAGATGAAAGAAGACCGTTTCATTCTCTGGCTGTACGAGATGAGCAGCGAGATCGACAGGCACTGGAAGTCGCTCACCGCGGCCGCCGTCCTGGTGATCGCGTGCGTGGCCGGCTGGTATTACTGGACCAATAAGCAGACCGATGACCTGGTGCAGGCGGGCCAGGTATTCGCGCCGGGTCAGACGGCGATGCAGGACAGCCGCTATGAAGATGCCATTCCAATATTCGAGCGGGTCGTGACCGAATACGGCGGTACTTCAGTGGCCCTCGAGGCGACGATCGAGCTGGCCAATGCCTGTTTTCAGACCGGCGATTTCGAAAAGGCGCGCACCTACTACCAGACCTACCTGGACGAATACGGCAGTCGGGACGCGCATTTCTGGCTGGCCGCCCGCTCGGGACTGGCCGCTTGCGACGAAGAGGAAGAGAAGTACGAAGAGGCGGCCAACCAGTATCTCGCCCTGGCGGACGAAGATCCGGAGAGTTATCTCGCCCCCGGTTTTCTCCTGGATGCCGCGCGATGTTTCGGGGCCGCCGACCAGAAGGAACAGGCACGGGCCCTGTACGACCGGGTGGTTGAGAACTACGAATCGACGCCCTATGCCCGGGATGCCCGGATCGCGCTGACCGCGCTCTAG
- the ilvB gene encoding biosynthetic-type acetolactate synthase large subunit, producing the protein MKLSGAEIVIECLKKEGVDIVFGYPGGVVIPTYDVIQRTTDLRHILVRHEQGATHMADGYARATGKPGVVLVSSGPGATNTVTGIATAYMDSIPMIVITGQVPVHLIGNDAFQESDTVGITRPITKHNFLIKETEDIAQVFAEAFHIATTGRPGPVLIDVPKDVQIGEAEFSYPERPDIRGYKPRTEGHPKQIRKAAEMLTSARKPVIYVGGGAIISEASEEIRTLARKLNAPVTTTLMGLGAYPENDPLSLKMLGMHGTWYANTAVMMCDLLVCIGARFDDRVTGKLEEFSPNSKKIHIDIDPSSLNKNVRVDLPIVGDVKQVLQQLVPLVERADTEEWLQQIDEWKRDHPLTYANTIGLHEEGLEGVDRETVEKDTDQFPLCAQYAIERIGQLTKGEAYVVTDVGQHQMWAAQWYGFSNPRSMITSGGLGTMGFGLPAAIGAQFAFPDRDVIVFSGDGSIQMNIQEMATAVACGLPIKIVLLNNGYLGMVRQWQELFYAQRYSEVDLRDSNPDFVKLAEAYGAVGIRVFKDEDVEGAWLEACKVKDRPVMLDMVIAEEGNVYPMIPAGAASHEMIEE; encoded by the coding sequence ATGAAACTGTCGGGTGCTGAAATAGTCATAGAGTGTCTGAAGAAAGAGGGAGTCGATATCGTCTTCGGGTATCCCGGCGGCGTGGTGATCCCGACTTATGACGTCATTCAGCGCACCACCGACCTGAGGCACATCCTCGTACGCCACGAGCAGGGTGCGACCCACATGGCCGACGGCTATGCGCGGGCAACCGGAAAGCCCGGCGTGGTCCTCGTCTCCTCCGGTCCGGGCGCCACCAATACGGTGACCGGCATCGCGACCGCGTACATGGATTCGATCCCGATGATCGTGATCACGGGCCAGGTACCGGTGCACCTGATCGGGAACGACGCCTTCCAGGAGTCGGACACAGTGGGCATCACCCGGCCGATCACGAAACACAATTTCCTGATCAAGGAAACCGAAGACATCGCACAGGTTTTCGCCGAGGCGTTCCACATCGCGACGACCGGCCGGCCCGGACCCGTCCTGATCGACGTGCCCAAGGACGTCCAGATCGGGGAAGCGGAGTTCTCTTACCCGGAACGGCCGGACATCCGCGGATACAAGCCTCGGACCGAGGGGCATCCGAAGCAGATCCGCAAGGCGGCGGAGATGCTCACCTCGGCCAGGAAGCCGGTGATCTATGTGGGCGGCGGCGCGATCATCTCCGAGGCGTCGGAGGAAATCCGCACGCTGGCCCGCAAGCTCAACGCACCGGTGACGACCACACTGATGGGACTCGGCGCCTACCCGGAGAACGATCCCCTTTCGCTCAAGATGCTCGGCATGCACGGCACCTGGTATGCGAACACGGCCGTGATGATGTGCGACCTGCTGGTCTGCATAGGCGCCCGCTTCGACGACCGGGTGACCGGCAAGCTGGAGGAGTTTTCGCCCAATTCGAAGAAGATCCACATCGACATCGATCCGTCGTCCCTCAACAAGAACGTGCGGGTGGACCTTCCCATCGTGGGCGACGTGAAGCAGGTGCTGCAGCAGTTGGTTCCCCTGGTGGAACGGGCCGATACGGAGGAGTGGCTCCAGCAGATCGATGAATGGAAACGCGACCACCCGCTGACCTACGCCAACACGATCGGACTCCACGAGGAAGGCCTGGAGGGTGTAGACCGGGAGACTGTCGAGAAGGATACGGATCAGTTTCCACTGTGTGCCCAGTACGCCATCGAGCGGATCGGGCAGCTCACGAAGGGCGAGGCTTACGTGGTCACCGACGTCGGCCAGCACCAGATGTGGGCGGCCCAGTGGTACGGCTTCTCGAACCCCCGGTCGATGATCACTTCCGGCGGGCTTGGCACCATGGGCTTCGGACTGCCCGCGGCGATCGGCGCCCAGTTCGCCTTTCCCGACCGCGACGTCATCGTATTTTCGGGCGACGGCAGCATCCAGATGAACATCCAGGAAATGGCCACGGCTGTGGCCTGCGGCCTGCCCATCAAGATCGTGCTGCTGAACAACGGCTACCTCGGCATGGTGCGCCAGTGGCAGGAGCTGTTCTACGCGCAACGTTATTCAGAGGTGGACCTGCGTGACTCCAACCCGGACTTCGTGAAGCTGGCGGAAGCCTACGGCGCCGTGGGAATCCGGGTCTTCAAGGATGAAGACGTGGAAGGCGCCTGGCTCGAGGCCTGCAAGGTCAAGGACCGTCCCGTGATGCTCGACATGGTGATCGCCGAAGAAGGCAACGTGTATCCCATGATCCCCGCGGGTGCGGCATCCCACGAAATGATCGAAGAATAG
- a CDS encoding STAS domain-containing protein, which produces MNIYVSLEDEIAVLRIEGRLWEEGDSVELDRMIDDTLARGGTRFVADLTGVPIMNSSGLGSLIAAMKKIRSRDGEMVLTGVNDRLDQLFRITRLYTVFKTYDDVDAAVENMLA; this is translated from the coding sequence ATGAACATCTACGTTTCGCTGGAAGACGAGATCGCCGTGCTTCGCATCGAGGGCAGGTTGTGGGAGGAAGGGGACAGCGTCGAGCTGGACCGGATGATCGACGATACCCTTGCCCGGGGCGGCACGCGGTTCGTTGCCGATCTGACCGGCGTGCCCATCATGAACAGTTCCGGACTGGGTTCGCTGATCGCGGCCATGAAGAAAATACGATCCAGGGACGGGGAGATGGTGCTCACGGGCGTCAACGACCGCCTGGATCAACTGTTCCGGATCACCCGGCTGTATACGGTCTTCAAGACGTATGACGATGTGGACGCCGCCGTGGAAAACATGCTCGCCTGA
- a CDS encoding twin-arginine translocase TatA/TatE family subunit produces MLGSFGTTELIIILVIVMILFGAKKLPELAKGLGQGITEFKKAQNKEPSEEKQGTSGTSATKDG; encoded by the coding sequence ATGCTAGGTAGTTTCGGCACGACCGAACTGATTATCATTCTTGTCATCGTCATGATCCTTTTCGGTGCGAAGAAGCTTCCCGAACTGGCCAAGGGTCTGGGCCAGGGGATCACCGAGTTCAAGAAAGCACAGAACAAAGAGCCCTCCGAAGAGAAACAGGGTACCTCCGGCACGTCCGCCACGAAGGACGGCTGA
- a CDS encoding TonB-dependent receptor plug domain-containing protein: MVDLFKNLSASSGVIGEANSWYNAQSGDIPETVANINLRGLGASRSLVLINGRRQTYVPGRLVGGRFVDVNAFPSISIERMDILKEGAGAVYGSDAIAGVANFITRGSFEGFELDVSYDHFDAAGDAMLGGIWGGKVGDSNLVISLEHKRRGNLRAEERDWALRPFPNYGWGWSWYGNPGAFIIPDGLQTDESILSGEPRFVDPGCTGLGGYQVGASTCRFRYQPWDSIIEKLQHTRGFAELNGSFGETDYHLEALYHDARVPEWETTPSFPPIAFYDGVQQVGADHPGRVAFVEQNPTYTNSDGVTLDLTGDQPWYFFGRLVGNAGPGRVQSRESRTRRLAGSLTGPIGESSLSYDLGISYSDTKGTVRQPAEYAYRKFLAFRGFGGPNCGVGVIPDPSAPSGLALGPIPSGVTPGTGNCSYFNPFSNGIQFSAQPDAPYTDSANPNYRADLAHSAELIDWINERVATTSEASLLSMEAILNGVIKEGVASYATGYQLRRVDVSAVPNAPGDLSQNPCRIPGDRSCAIQTGSFTFTSGIHPYEANQTTHAVFAELALKPNDWLDSQAALHFEDYGFANSLDPKISLRAQVNDFLALRGTVQTTFRTPSVDDLNTDVVIYTDYVGPTGAWKAIENRGVEDLEPEEALTYNLGVIIENDTGFEVTVDYWNFDFNNPIGVIPHSALAAAYVDPSTRAAVQDRIYCPGNRNDGSCAPGDMERIRINHINWPGLKTSGIDWHIGGRHVVGSGAVDAHLDGSYTLDYTIEPLMHNGVEIVAENEAVGFLNLTNPLAPPLPPLRLNATVGYHWSDYSAIARTHYISSYENGDYWFDTGPSGEDWTQIDPFLTFDMNFQWRIPDTGVVATLSLFNLTGAAPPYVNQELAFDALTHDPKGRRIKLGVTYSFR; the protein is encoded by the coding sequence ATGGTCGACCTTTTCAAGAACCTGAGTGCGAGCAGTGGCGTCATCGGCGAGGCCAACAGCTGGTACAACGCGCAGTCGGGAGATATCCCGGAGACCGTGGCGAACATCAACCTCCGCGGCCTCGGCGCCTCGCGCAGCCTGGTGCTGATCAACGGCCGGCGGCAGACCTACGTGCCCGGCCGGCTCGTGGGGGGCCGGTTCGTCGACGTGAACGCCTTCCCGTCCATCTCCATCGAACGGATGGATATCCTCAAGGAAGGCGCAGGGGCCGTCTACGGATCGGATGCGATCGCAGGCGTCGCAAACTTCATCACGCGCGGCAGTTTCGAGGGGTTTGAACTGGATGTGTCCTACGACCATTTCGACGCGGCCGGAGACGCCATGCTGGGCGGGATCTGGGGCGGTAAAGTCGGCGATTCCAACCTGGTAATCTCCCTGGAACACAAGCGCCGCGGCAACCTGCGCGCCGAAGAGCGGGACTGGGCGCTGCGTCCCTTTCCGAACTACGGATGGGGCTGGTCCTGGTACGGCAATCCCGGCGCGTTCATCATACCCGACGGACTGCAGACGGATGAAAGCATCCTGTCCGGGGAGCCTCGATTCGTGGATCCAGGTTGTACAGGTCTGGGCGGGTACCAGGTAGGCGCCAGCACGTGCCGGTTCCGCTATCAGCCCTGGGACAGCATCATTGAAAAACTCCAACACACCCGGGGATTCGCCGAATTGAACGGCTCGTTCGGCGAGACGGACTATCACCTGGAAGCGCTCTACCACGACGCCCGGGTACCCGAATGGGAAACCACGCCTTCCTTTCCTCCCATCGCCTTTTACGACGGCGTACAGCAGGTGGGCGCGGACCATCCCGGACGCGTTGCCTTCGTTGAGCAGAACCCAACCTATACGAATTCAGACGGGGTCACGCTGGACCTGACCGGCGACCAGCCCTGGTACTTCTTCGGCCGCCTGGTAGGAAACGCCGGTCCAGGACGCGTCCAGAGCAGGGAGTCGCGCACCCGCCGCCTGGCAGGCTCCCTCACGGGTCCGATCGGCGAGTCCAGTTTGAGCTACGACCTGGGTATTTCGTATTCCGACACAAAAGGCACGGTGCGCCAGCCAGCGGAATACGCGTATCGGAAATTCCTGGCTTTCCGCGGGTTCGGCGGACCGAACTGCGGTGTCGGGGTCATACCGGACCCGAGCGCGCCCTCCGGCCTCGCCCTCGGGCCGATCCCCAGCGGCGTCACTCCCGGAACCGGGAATTGCTCCTACTTCAACCCATTCAGCAACGGTATCCAGTTTTCGGCGCAACCCGACGCTCCTTACACCGACAGCGCCAATCCGAATTACCGGGCAGACCTGGCGCACAGCGCAGAGCTGATCGACTGGATCAACGAAAGGGTCGCCACGACCAGCGAGGCCAGCCTGCTGTCGATGGAAGCCATACTGAACGGCGTGATCAAGGAAGGCGTCGCCAGCTACGCCACGGGGTATCAGCTGCGCCGTGTCGATGTCTCCGCCGTACCCAATGCGCCCGGCGACCTCTCTCAGAATCCCTGCCGCATACCGGGGGACAGAAGCTGCGCAATCCAGACCGGTTCTTTCACCTTTACGTCCGGGATCCATCCCTATGAAGCCAACCAGACGACCCACGCCGTTTTCGCCGAACTGGCGCTTAAGCCCAACGACTGGCTGGACAGTCAGGCCGCATTGCATTTCGAGGACTACGGATTCGCGAACAGCCTGGACCCGAAGATCTCACTGCGGGCGCAGGTCAATGATTTCCTGGCCCTGCGAGGGACGGTGCAGACTACTTTCCGAACGCCGTCGGTTGATGACCTGAACACGGATGTCGTCATCTACACGGATTACGTCGGACCGACGGGCGCCTGGAAGGCCATCGAAAACCGCGGCGTCGAAGATCTTGAACCTGAAGAAGCGCTCACCTACAACCTGGGCGTCATCATCGAAAACGATACCGGTTTCGAAGTGACGGTGGACTACTGGAATTTCGATTTCAACAATCCCATCGGCGTCATTCCCCACTCCGCGCTGGCCGCGGCCTATGTGGACCCGTCGACCCGTGCCGCGGTGCAGGACCGGATCTACTGTCCCGGCAACCGGAACGACGGAAGCTGCGCCCCGGGCGACATGGAACGGATCAGGATCAACCACATCAACTGGCCCGGGCTCAAGACTTCCGGAATCGACTGGCATATCGGTGGACGCCATGTGGTAGGCAGTGGCGCAGTCGACGCCCATCTGGACGGCAGTTATACCCTGGACTATACCATAGAGCCGCTCATGCACAACGGCGTGGAGATTGTCGCCGAAAACGAGGCCGTCGGATTTCTCAACCTGACCAATCCCCTGGCGCCGCCATTACCTCCGCTGCGGCTGAACGCGACCGTCGGATACCACTGGAGCGACTACAGCGCCATCGCCAGGACTCATTACATCTCTTCGTACGAGAATGGAGACTATTGGTTCGATACAGGGCCCTCGGGCGAAGACTGGACCCAGATCGATCCGTTCCTGACTTTCGACATGAACTTCCAGTGGCGGATTCCCGATACCGGCGTGGTCGCCACGCTGTCGTTGTTCAACCTGACCGGCGCGGCGCCGCCCTACGTGAACCAGGAACTGGCCTTCGACGCGCTGACTCATGATCCCAAGGGCAGGCGGATCAAGCTGGGTGTGACGTACAGTTTCAGGTAG
- a CDS encoding DUF4097 family beta strand repeat protein yields MKLWICTFGVLLFAQQALAQQALALAEDQNRATGNRTETFQVERDGRLDLNTRAGDITISTWSKNEAVVNVQGVPASGADDLRIRYEGGILRVDYDPRGWSMNRRRGLRFKIDLPSDFDLDLRTGGGDIEVVGNLGGDVRSHTSGGDVTLRDIGGDVELTTSGGDIRVGTVGGDVHLQTSGGDIRVEKASADLDVQTSGGDIRIGHVGNELEAQTSGGDITIEYVGGESRIRTSGGDIEIGELLQDARITTSGGDIELRNAKGELQVKTAGGELELLNVTGSIDAKTAGGEILAEITPEGSKGSSLISAGGDIVLYVDPEAKATIEARIRVDKRSRFGGVFQMNPPPGGGADQIIIEIPEIPTINMDQSVTEIDEEKLQEIIEKLTQSMNEAVQLSAEEAQRLLQELQRDLQAAQRDLQAAQKKSVETRKKMIEVRNNARATWRYKIRSDFEAERYEEDEEEREISATYMLNGGGARIWLETSDSNIEIRELDK; encoded by the coding sequence ATGAAATTATGGATATGTACGTTCGGCGTATTGTTGTTTGCGCAGCAAGCCCTGGCGCAGCAAGCCCTGGCCCTCGCCGAGGATCAGAACCGGGCTACGGGGAACCGGACGGAGACTTTCCAGGTGGAAAGGGACGGACGGCTCGACCTGAACACCCGGGCGGGCGATATCACGATCTCCACGTGGAGCAAAAACGAAGCGGTCGTGAACGTTCAAGGCGTCCCGGCGAGCGGCGCGGATGATCTGAGAATACGCTACGAAGGGGGCATACTGCGCGTCGATTACGACCCCAGAGGGTGGTCGATGAATCGTAGAAGGGGCCTGCGTTTCAAGATCGATCTGCCATCGGATTTCGACCTGGACCTGCGCACCGGCGGCGGCGATATCGAAGTCGTGGGCAACCTGGGCGGAGACGTGAGAAGCCATACTTCAGGCGGCGACGTAACGCTCCGGGATATCGGCGGTGACGTGGAGCTGACCACGTCCGGCGGAGACATCCGGGTGGGCACGGTTGGCGGCGACGTTCACCTGCAGACGTCTGGCGGTGACATCCGGGTCGAGAAGGCCTCGGCCGACCTGGACGTCCAGACCTCCGGCGGCGACATCCGGATCGGGCACGTAGGCAATGAACTGGAAGCCCAGACTTCCGGCGGGGACATCACCATCGAGTACGTAGGCGGAGAATCCCGGATCAGGACATCCGGAGGCGATATCGAGATTGGCGAACTTCTGCAGGACGCCCGTATCACTACGTCCGGCGGCGACATTGAACTGCGTAACGCCAAGGGGGAATTGCAGGTGAAAACCGCCGGGGGCGAACTGGAGCTCCTGAACGTAACGGGGTCGATCGACGCAAAAACCGCGGGTGGCGAGATCCTGGCTGAAATCACGCCGGAGGGTTCCAAGGGCAGCTCGCTTATTTCGGCCGGTGGCGACATCGTACTCTACGTGGATCCGGAAGCGAAAGCGACCATCGAAGCGCGGATTCGCGTGGATAAGAGATCGAGATTTGGTGGAGTGTTTCAAATGAACCCTCCTCCTGGAGGTGGGGCCGACCAGATAATCATCGAAATCCCCGAGATACCGACAATTAACATGGATCAGTCGGTTACGGAGATCGACGAAGAAAAGTTGCAGGAGATCATCGAAAAGCTGACGCAAAGCATGAACGAGGCGGTACAGTTGTCGGCTGAAGAGGCGCAACGGCTCCTGCAAGAGTTACAACGAGATTTGCAGGCAGCACAACGGGATTTGCAGGCAGCACAGAAGAAGTCGGTCGAAACGCGGAAAAAGATGATCGAGGTACGGAACAACGCCAGAGCCACCTGGCGATACAAGATCCGGTCCGATTTCGAAGCGGAGCGCTACGAGGAAGACGAGGAAGAACGAGAGATAAGCGCTACGTATATGCTCAACGGCGGCGGCGCCAGGATCTGGCTGGAGACCAGCGACAGCAACATTGAGATTCGCGAACTGGATAAGTAA
- a CDS encoding BCCT family transporter, protein MQGPRVDRVIFWVALPLIAGVSVPLVLFPVEGEALLSAAFGWLTRVLGWAYLWFTIAAFALLVYYALGKYGNVRFGGPDAKPEFSLISWIAMIFCAGIGASVLYWGTIEWAYYYMNPPFGLEPRSAEATEWAATYGLFHWGFTAWAIYCIPTLPLAYLFWNRRRPVLRMSAACEGVIGAEAARRLPGKFIDMLFMFGLLGGVGTSIGLSTPMISAGLSEMLGVARGYWLDASVVITLGVIFGVSVYTGLQRGIRMLSRFNLWLTIGLLAFVFLAGPTLFIIDTITNSIGLLVQNFVKMSLYLDPVGKWGSLISATEEGSPVPQATFPEQWTVFYWAWWIAFAPFMGLFVARISRGRTIRELIGAEIIGGAMGCWLFFAVLGNTSLFFQLEGSQDLTGLVARNMTPEAIIATVVAVGDRVIPFAIPLLLVFVTLAIIFAATTLDSASYILASVATREQAEVREPARWHRCFWAVVLSSVALSLMFVGGTESLRAVQSASLIVALPLIAVLVLMTLSFIRWLKQDHGS, encoded by the coding sequence ATGCAAGGACCTCGCGTCGACCGGGTCATATTCTGGGTCGCGTTGCCGCTGATCGCAGGCGTGTCGGTACCCCTCGTGCTGTTCCCCGTCGAAGGAGAAGCCCTGCTGAGCGCGGCCTTCGGCTGGCTGACCCGGGTCCTGGGATGGGCCTACCTCTGGTTCACCATCGCTGCCTTCGCGCTCCTCGTCTACTATGCCCTCGGCAAGTACGGAAACGTGCGGTTCGGCGGACCCGACGCCAAACCGGAGTTCTCCCTGATCAGCTGGATCGCCATGATCTTCTGCGCCGGCATCGGCGCCAGTGTACTCTACTGGGGCACCATCGAGTGGGCGTATTACTACATGAACCCGCCCTTCGGTCTCGAACCCCGGTCCGCCGAGGCCACGGAGTGGGCGGCGACCTACGGACTCTTCCACTGGGGATTCACGGCGTGGGCGATCTACTGCATCCCCACCCTGCCCCTCGCCTACCTTTTCTGGAACCGGCGGCGTCCGGTCCTGCGCATGTCGGCGGCCTGCGAAGGCGTGATCGGCGCGGAGGCGGCCCGGAGACTTCCGGGCAAGTTCATCGACATGCTGTTCATGTTCGGCCTGCTCGGCGGAGTCGGGACCTCCATCGGGCTCAGCACGCCCATGATTTCGGCGGGACTGTCGGAGATGCTGGGCGTCGCCAGGGGATACTGGCTGGACGCCTCGGTGGTGATTACGCTGGGAGTGATCTTCGGCGTGAGCGTCTACACCGGGTTGCAGCGCGGAATCCGCATGCTGAGCCGATTCAACCTCTGGCTCACCATCGGCCTGCTCGCCTTCGTCTTCCTGGCGGGGCCGACGCTGTTCATCATCGACACGATTACCAACAGCATCGGCCTGCTGGTGCAGAACTTCGTCAAGATGAGCCTGTACCTGGATCCGGTTGGAAAGTGGGGTTCGCTCATATCGGCAACGGAGGAAGGGAGTCCGGTCCCACAGGCTACCTTCCCGGAGCAGTGGACCGTTTTCTACTGGGCGTGGTGGATCGCCTTCGCGCCGTTCATGGGGCTGTTCGTCGCCCGCATCTCCCGGGGCCGTACGATCCGCGAGCTGATCGGCGCCGAGATCATCGGCGGCGCGATGGGTTGCTGGCTGTTCTTCGCGGTCCTCGGCAATACGAGCCTGTTCTTCCAGCTGGAGGGCTCGCAGGACCTCACCGGCCTGGTTGCCCGCAACATGACGCCGGAAGCGATCATTGCCACGGTGGTCGCCGTGGGTGACCGGGTGATTCCCTTTGCCATACCGCTTCTGCTGGTGTTCGTGACCCTGGCGATCATCTTCGCCGCCACCACACTGGATTCCGCTTCCTACATCCTGGCGTCGGTGGCGACCCGTGAACAGGCCGAAGTGCGGGAACCCGCGCGCTGGCACCGCTGTTTCTGGGCGGTCGTGCTCAGTTCCGTGGCGCTGTCGCTGATGTTCGTGGGGGGGACGGAAAGCCTGCGGGCGGTCCAGTCGGCTTCTCTGATCGTCGCGCTTCCGCTCATCGCCGTGCTGGTCCTGATGACCCTGTCCTTCATCCGGTGGCTTAAGCAGGATCACGGCTCCTGA
- a CDS encoding alanine--glyoxylate aminotransferase family protein, translating into MKVTNFAPGPTPVPDRVVRKMSAPILTHRSTEFSDLLRQVASGLQHVFQTENDVLVLTASGSGAMEAAVVNLLSPGDRVLAISGGKFGGRWVELCAIYGIDAVTLDVEWGTAADPDKVDRILGEQGPFEAVLATHSETSTGVLHDIETLGRIVRGHGCYLVVDAISGLGANELRTDDWHVDIALTGSQKALMIPPGLAFISVSERAWQRIEESRQPSYYLNLNRARDSFTKGLTPYTPAVSLLMGLAESLEMMKELGLEEIYRIHERNALVTRAGVAALGLNLFARRPSNVLTSVVMPPGIDGSDMLKSIKQECGVTIANGMDHYRGKYIRIAHLGYNVAPSDMIVALSALEHGLSQHGYEFESGAGVSAAERVIRETA; encoded by the coding sequence GTGAAGGTTACCAACTTTGCCCCCGGACCCACGCCGGTTCCCGACCGGGTCGTCCGGAAGATGTCGGCACCGATCCTCACCCACCGTTCCACCGAATTCAGCGATCTGCTAAGGCAAGTCGCCTCGGGGCTGCAGCACGTTTTCCAGACCGAGAACGATGTCCTCGTGCTCACGGCCTCGGGCAGCGGCGCCATGGAGGCCGCGGTCGTCAACCTGCTTTCGCCGGGAGACCGGGTGCTGGCGATCAGCGGCGGCAAATTCGGCGGCAGGTGGGTCGAACTGTGTGCGATCTACGGCATCGACGCCGTGACGCTCGATGTGGAGTGGGGGACCGCCGCGGATCCCGACAAGGTCGACCGTATCCTGGGTGAACAGGGACCCTTTGAAGCGGTGTTGGCCACCCACAGCGAGACGTCGACGGGCGTGCTCCACGATATCGAGACCCTGGGCAGGATCGTCCGCGGTCACGGCTGCTACCTGGTCGTGGATGCCATCAGCGGCCTGGGCGCCAATGAGCTAAGGACAGACGACTGGCACGTCGACATCGCCCTCACCGGTTCGCAGAAGGCGCTCATGATCCCGCCCGGTCTGGCCTTCATCAGCGTCAGCGAGCGGGCGTGGCAGCGTATCGAAGAAAGCCGCCAGCCATCCTACTATCTGAACCTGAATCGAGCCCGGGATTCATTCACGAAGGGGCTTACGCCCTATACGCCGGCCGTGTCGCTGCTCATGGGACTGGCCGAGTCGCTGGAGATGATGAAGGAACTCGGTCTGGAGGAAATCTACCGGATTCACGAGCGAAACGCCCTGGTGACCCGCGCGGGAGTTGCGGCCCTCGGCCTGAATCTCTTCGCGCGCAGGCCGTCCAACGTGCTGACTTCGGTCGTCATGCCGCCCGGTATCGACGGCTCCGATATGCTGAAGTCGATCAAGCAGGAGTGCGGCGTGACCATCGCCAACGGGATGGATCACTACAGGGGCAAGTACATACGCATCGCCCACCTGGGCTACAACGTGGCCCCTTCGGACATGATCGTCGCCCTTTCGGCGCTCGAGCACGGCCTGAGCCAACACGGGTATGAGTTCGAGTCCGGCGCAGGCGTCTCCGCGGCGGAGCGGGTGATTCGGGAGACGGCGTGA